The following is a genomic window from Marinococcus sp. PL1-022.
CAAGTGTTATTTCTGAAAAGAAATTCTTCTCCATTTCTTGCTGTGCTTTCGGCAGAAGGAATAGTGCCTAAGCTGCTTTGGACAAAGCGCCAGGCTAACGGTGACGTAATTACCGCTCAGCGCTGGGTTGACGGCCGTGAATTAACAGGCGGTGATATGGATAATACACGGGTGGCCCAGCTGTTATCAAAAATTCATTCGTCGAGCGAACTGCTGGACATGTTTATGAGAATAGGAAACCATGCCCGCACGCCGGAAGCAACAATCGCTGTATTAAAAGAGCAGCAGGAGCAGCTTCCCTATATTACGACTTCAATGGCAGGTGCTCTTGAAGAGCTTGCAGGGACCTCCGGTGAAGTCCAGCCTCCCCGTCTCGTTGTCTGTCACGGTGATATGAACCATAATAATTGGATGTTTGATGCCAACGGGGATTTGTACTTAGTGGACTGGGACAATGCCACAGTCAGCGACCCAGCTCTTGATTTGGCTCTGATTTTGTATGAATATATTCCAAGAGAAGAATGGGACGGCTGGCTGCAGGGATACGGTCTTTCCTTAACTTCCCACTTACTAAGGCGGATGCGCTGGCAGATTATCAGCCACCTGCTTGATCACGCCCAGCAGGCAATGCTTACGAACCGGATAAAAGAAGCAGAGTTTTATAAAAAACAGCTTGAAGCAGTGCTGGACCGGGACTCATTGCAAATATAAAAATCCGCTGGAACGTCACTGCGTTTTCAGCGGATTTTGTATGTTAAATATTTAGTTATTATATGAAGAAAGAGGGAAAAGTACGATGAGACTCCGTCATAAGCCTTGGGCTCACGAGTTTTTACAGGAACACCCGGAGCTGGTGGTCACAAAAGCGGAACAGGTGAATAAAAACTGGAAAAAAAGGTTTGGAAATGGCCAGCCTGTCCATTTGGAAGTAGGTACAGGCAAAGGTAAATACTTAAGTGATAATAGTATCAAGCATCCGGACATTAATTTTATCGGAATGGAAATGTATGAAAGTGTTCTTGCGACAGGGGTCCAGCGTGCTTTATTCAAGCAGCCGGAAAATCTTGCTTTCATACACGGGGATGTGCGCCATTTAATGGAATATTTTGAGCCTTCTTCCGTGGAAACTCTTTATATTAACTTTACCGACCCCTGGCCGAAAAAGCGCCATGAAAAGCGCCGGCTGACGCATCCTGATTTTCTGGAGCTATATAAACAGATTCTGGTGCCCGGGGGCACGGTGCAGATGAAAACTGACAATCAGGGGCTGTTTGAATATTCCCTTTCCTCTCTTTCCACCTTCGGTTTTGCTCTAAGAAAAGTGCGTCTTCACCTCCATGAAAGTGAAGAAGCAAAGGGAAATGTGATGACAGAATATGAAGAGAAATTTTATGCGAAGGGAGAGCCTATTTACTTTACAGAAGCGGTAAGGCCGTAATGCGGGTGATAGGCGCTTTCTTTTAGGAAAAGGAGGCACTGCTGTCATGAATCAGTTAACCATTGGTAATTATACAATTACATGGCTTGAAGGCGGAGTGACCAACATGGATGGGGGCGCTGTGTTCGGTGTGGTCCCAAAACCCCTCTGGTCCAAAAAATATCCGGTGAATGATAACAATCAGGTGCCGATGCCGACCGATCCGCTGCTTATTCAGGGCGAGGGCAGAAACATACTGGTTGATGCTGGCCTCGGAAATGGCCGGCTCAGCAAAAAGCAGCAGCGGAACTACGGCGTAACGGAAGAATCCAATGTTGAGCAGAGCTTGAGGGATATGAACCTTTACGCCTCGGATATTGATGCTGTATTGATGACGCACATGCACTTTGATCATGCTTCGGGGCTTGCCCGTGAGGAACAGGGACAGAGTGTTCCGGTGTTTCGAAATGCTGTCATTCATGTATCGGAAACGGAGTGGGAGGAAATGAAAAATCCAAACATCCGTTCAGGAAATACGTACTGGGAAAAGAACTGGAAGCCGGTAGCCCACCAGGTGGAGACGTTTGAGTCAGAGCTTCAGCTTACCGAAAATATACGGATGGTTCATACGGGCGGCCACAGCGCCGGAATGAGCATTATCCTGATTGAAGATGAAAGCAGCACGCTGATTCATATGGCTGATAATATGCCGACGCATGCCCATCAGAATGTTCTCTGGGTGACGGCTTATGATGACTACCCGATGGATTCGGTGTATATGAAAGAACACTACATGAACTGGGGCTGCCAGCGTCATGCATGGTTTACGTTCTACCACGATGAACTGTATCGTGCTTTGAAGTTTAACCCCTCGGGAGAAGTGGTTGAAGCAGTAACCCGGGAAAAGCTGAATAACAGCTGATAACATTTATATACCTTCGCGCACGTCTCTGAAAAAAGGGACGTGCTTTTTTGTGCTGAAATACAGGACAACACCAAAAGCATAAAATGTCATTTTCAATCAAAAAACAAAAATAATTGATTGTTTTTGAATAAAATTGATTGATTATGATTAAGTAAGCGTGTACAATGAAGTTAATCAAACAAACAGACGCAGAAAACGATCAAAGCTTTCGCATATGTCTGTTGCTTTTACGGCGGAGCCGGAGAGGGGAGAGAATAGAATGCTTCACACGGAGCGCAGGGAAACAATCATCGAGATTTTAAAAACTAAAGATACTGCCTCCATTCATGAACTGGTGGAATTAACCGGTGCTTCAGAAGCAACAGTTCGAAGAGACTTATCCAAACTGGAATCTGATGAGCAGATTAAACGGATACACGGAGGAGCTTCTCTCTCCAGGCGCCGCCGAAATGAGCCGACTATCGCAGAAAAGAGCAGCGTAAACCAGTGGGAAAAGAAAAAGATTGCAGAGGCTGCAGCATCCCTGCTTGAACCTGGCGAGTGCCTTTTTTTAGACGCCGGGACGACGACCCTGGAGATGATTCCTTATTTGGCGGACCGGGATCTTGTCGTAGTTACCAATGGTATTCCGCATGTGCCGCTTTTGCTTGAAAGAGGCATTGAAACGTACGTTATCGGAGGCAAAGGCAAGCAGGGAACAGGGGCACTGGTAGGAATTAAAGCTATAGAAGCACTGAAGGAATTTTGTTTTGACGCCTGCTTTCTAGGCATTAATGGCGTACATCCCGTTCACGGGTATACAACCCCGGATCCGGATGAAGCAGTGGTTAAACGGACAGCGCTCGACCTTGCGGAAAGGAGCTATGTGCTGGCAGATCATTCGAAGGTTGGTTCCATTACGTTTGCAAACATTGGTGAACTTGCTTTAGCGGAAGTGATTACGTCGGACAGACTGCGGGACGATGAACGGACAAACTTGAAGAAATACACAGATGTGAAGGTCGTGAGTACATGATATACACAGTAACGCTGAACCCGGCGATTGATTACGTGATAGAGCTGGAAGAGTTTATTCCGGGCAGTATCCACCGCTCGAAAAATGATTTGAAATATCCGGGGGGCAAAGGTATTAACGTTTCGAGAGTGCTGCAAAGACTCGGACAACAGTCTACTGCATTGGGTTTTGTAGGCGGCTTTACCGGCCGTTATATTGAAGAAAGCCTGGAAAACGAAAATATCCAAACAGATTTTGTGCAGGTTGAAGAGGACACAAGAATTAATGTTAAAATTCGCGGCGGTCAGGAATCAGAAATTAACGGGGCTTCCCCGGGCGTCTCGCGCGAAGATGTGGAAGCGCTGTATCAGAAGCTGGATGTGCTTACGCAGGAAGATGAATTAATACTCGCGGGCAGCGTGCCTTCTTCTCTTTCTCACAGCATTTATCTGGAGATGATGGAGCGGGTGAAAAATAAAGGAGTCCGGGTATATTTGGACACGAGCGGAGAAGCGCTCGGCGAGGCATTGAAAGGCCGTCCTTATTTCGTTAAGCCGAACCATCTTGAACTGGCAGAATTGTACGAAGTGGAAGTAAACAGCGTAGAAGACGCTGCGGTATATGGCCGAAAGCTTCTGGAGGATTTTGATATTGAACACGTGGTTATATCGATGGCAGGAGAAGGAGCGGTATATATTAATAAATCGCAAACCCTCCATGCTTCCGTACCAAAACAAAAAGCCGTGAATTCCGTTGGAGCAGGGGACTCCCTGGTTGCTGGATTTGCTGCCGGAATTACGGAACGTCTGGCTCCGGATCAGGTGCTGAACAAAGCAGTAGCTTCCGGAAGCGCTACCGCGTTTTCGGAAACATTCTGTACGAAAGAAGAAGTAGAAGAGCTAAGTCAGAAAATAACTATTCGTTCGCTGGAGAGCGAAGAAACCAATCAAGCTTAAAGGGGTGAGCAGAATGAAAATTACAGATCTATTAAAAAGAGATACCGTGCTGCTTTCGCTGTCTTCGACAGACAAAGCCGGAGTGATTGATGAACTGGTAAACAAGCTTGACACTGCCGGCCGCTTAAATGACCGACAGGCTTTTAAGGAAGCGATTGAAAAAAGAGAATCAGAGAGCTCAACCGGTATCGGCGAAGGCATCGCCATTCCTCACGCAAAGACAGGCGCTGTAGATACACCGGCCATTGCATTCGGCCGTTCGCAGGAAGGCGCAGATTATGAATCACTGGACGGCCAGCCGGCACATCTGTTTTTCATGATTGCAGCGACAGAAGGAGCGAACGAAGCACATTTAACTACATTGTCCCGTTTATCTACGCTGCTGATGGATGAAAACTTCCGCCAGGATCTCTTGAATGCAGAATCCGAAGACGAGATCATGGCGGCTGTGGACGCAAAAGAACGAGACAAGCTTGGAAGCGATGAGGAAGAAGAGACAGAAGCTTCTTCAGCCCAGGCTGCCGGAGACAGCAGCACACCAAGAATTCTTGCAGTGACCGGCTGCCCGACGGGTATCGCACACACGTATATGGCAGCAGATGCGCTTAAGGATAAGGCAAAGGAGCTTGGTGTTTCCATTAAAGTGGAAACGAACGGCTCCGGTGGGGTTAAAAACCGCCTAACCTCTGAGGAAATTGCAAACGCGGAAGCAATTATCGTAGCCTCTGATACAAAAATTGAAATGGAACGCTTTGACGGCAAACCGCTTTTATCCACGAAGGTAACGGATGGAATCCGTAAACCGGAGCAGCTGATCAATCAGGCTGTGAACGGTGAATTTTCGAGATACCGGGGCTCTGGAAGAAGCTCTTCGTCGGATGACGAACCGGCTTCCACCGGCGGTGGAGGCGGAGCAAAAGCCGTTGGTAATGCTATTTACCGCCACCTGATGAACGGGGTTTCGAACATGCTGCCATTTGTTATCGGCGGCGGAATTCTTATCGCACTTTCTTTCTTCTGGGGGATTAACTCAGCAGATCCGGAAAATGAGCAGTTTAATGGATTTGCCCAGGCCCTGAATGCGATTGGCGGCCAATATGCGTTTGGATTATTTGTAGCAGTGCTTGCCGGCTTTATCGGTATGAGCATCGCAGACCGGCCTGGTTTTATGCCGGCAATGGTTGGCGGCTTCATGTCAACTCAGGGCATTCCGGGGGCTGAGAACGCCACAGCCGGTTTCCTTGGCGGTATTATTGCCGGTTTCCTCGGCGGGTATGTTGCTCTTGGTGTGAAGAAGGCTATGTCTGGACTTCCACAGGTACTTGATGGAATTAAAACGATTCTATTTTATCCAGTAATAAACATTTTGATCACCGGTCTTCTGATGTATTATGTGTTTATTACACCAGTTGCTTTCCTGAATACAGCTCTTCAGGACTGGATCACAGGCCTTGGTACAAGCAACCTGGTACTGCTTGGAATCCTGCTTGGCGGCATGATGGCAATCGATATGGGCGGACCGTTCAATAAAGCGGCCTTCACTGTCGGTGTAGCCTTAATCGGACAGGGTATTTATGCCCCGCACGCAGCTGTAATGGCTGGTGGAATGGTGCCTCCGCTTGGTATTGCGCTTGCGGTCACGTTCTTTAAGAACCGTTTTCCGAAAGAGCAGCGTTCGGCTGGGTATACAAACTATGCACTCGGGTCATTTTTCATTACAGAGGGTGCTATTCCATTTGCGGCATCGGATCCTCTCCGGGTGATTCCTTCCATCGTTACTGGCTCTGCAGTAGCAGGCGGTCTGGCCATGTTCTTTAACGTGGAACTGCTTGCCCCGCACGGAGGATTTCTCGTATTCTTCCTGAATGCTGTCCAGGGCGGAGGGGTTTTCCTATACTTCCTCGCGATTCTTATTGGATCACTCGTGACCATGGTTATGCTGGCGATTTTGAAGAAACCGCTGGAGCAGTCGAAAAACGAAGTACAGGATTACAAGGACTCCAAAGAGAAAAAAGAAGCATCGTAATTAATACAAAAGAGAGGCTGCTACCTACGCAGCCTCTCTTTTTGTTTCGATGGAAATAAAAAGCGGTTCTATGTCTAATGTTGGGGTGACCCCCTCCATTATCCGGCGAGCGACCATTTATATTGATGATGCAATAACACTTTGGCCCGCAGGCGGTCGTACCGCTGGAACCCGAAGGCGTTCCGTTTGATCACCTTGGTCTGGTTGTTCAGTCCTTCCACGGTGCCATTGTGATAATCGAACGTAAAACTGTTCAGGATTTCGGTCTGCCAGCGCCGGACGGTGGCGGCAGCCTGGGCCATGTCCGGGCACCCGCTCGCTTCCACCTGCCGGTAGAAGGCGTACAGATCATCCCGGATCGCGCCGGCCTGGCCGGTTGTCATCCGGCGCTTGCTCCGCTCAAACCAGGCCCGAAAGGCTTCTTTGAGTTCATATGCCGTCCGGAGCTCTTCCGACTCGGCCAGGTAATAGTCCCGGATCTTCACCTGTTGGGCGGTGAGGTCTTCGGCTTTTTTGGTAAACACGTGCTTCAGCCGTTTGCACCGCTTGCGGTGGTAGGACGACAGGGTGTGCTGCACGCGGCGCCGGACCCGTTCGAGAGCCCAGTACACGTGCCGGTGCACGTGAAACCGGTCCGCCACGATGATCGGACGGTTCAGGGCCCGCCGGGCCGCCTGGTGAAAGGGCGCACTCATATCCATCACGACCACCTCCACCTGGCCGCCTTTCTGCTGCAGGTACTGCTTCAGTGTCTCTTTCTTCCGGTCCGGCAAAATGTCGACCGGACGTCCGGTAGCCCCGTCCGCCACCAACAGCTGATACTTGCCGGCGCTCGTGTCGCCTTTGTACTCGTCGACGGCAATCACCCGTGGCAGCTGCTCCACGTGCGGGAGCGTCCGGGAAGCCAACTCGTCAAACCGGCGCAGCGCCGTCGTGACTGACGTGGAAAACTGGCGGGCTGTATCGGTGAAATTCTTGCCGGTGACCAGCCGGAGGCCGAGGGCCTGATTCCATTCCCGGCTGTGCCGCTGATACCGATCGACCAGTGGATTAGCTTCAGCAAATCGCTTCCCGCAGGGGCAGGCGTACCGCCGCCGACGATAATGAAGCACGGTTGGCCGTTCAAACCAGGCCGTATGCTGCACCCGCTGCCACCGGTAATCGTGGACCCGCCGGGTCCACGTGCCACAGGCTGGGCACCGGGACCGTTTCCGGGGCACCGCCACCTGAAGGTGCACCATTCCTTCCCGTTCGTCGGTGTGGAGGACCCTTACCCCTTGGAGGCCGGGGATCGTTATGTTACTATACATATGCACGCAACTCCTATCCTGCTTGGTTTTCGTCGACGCAAGTATAACGGATATCGGAGTCTGCGTGTTTTTTTGTGTCTGTACCCCAACAAATATTATAGAGCCTAAAAAGCCCCGGCCCTTTTTGAAGGGCCCGGGGCTATGTTGAATTAAGAGCTCAATTCTAAAATAGTACCAGTTTCAGCATCAACAATAAAGTCTAATTGACGGGTCTCTCCCTGATTGGTGCTTGAAAGGCCGCCGCGGTAAACTTTGTACTCCAGATCGTCTTTTTTATACGTTTCCGGCGTCATATGGATCCAGGAGCCGTTGACTGGAAGGTGATCCTGTACGTTTTCCTTTACTGTCTTCAGCGCCTTTTCCGGGGAAATTTCATCTTTCTTAGTGAACTGCTTAACCAAAATCCCCAAAGCAACACCAAGACCTACTCCAATAAGAATATTCTTTGTATTCATTATTATGTCCCTGCCTTTCCATTTCTTATTTACTCAGTATACCGCAAATAATGCGTATATCCAAATACATACCCGTTTTCAATAGTGGTAAAAACGTGACTCGTCCGATAAAATGAAAATTAGGCAGAGCCTGATAATTGAAAGGGGTATTTTATGAAGCAGCAAACACTCGATATGTTTAAGTATCTAACAGAGACACCGGCGGTGCCGGGATTTGAACATCAGATCCGTACATATATGAAAAAAGAGCTTGAACCGGTAAGTGATGAGATCGTGCAGGACCGGCTCGGTAGTTTGTTTGGAGTGAAGCGCAGTGGGCAGGAAGGGCCGAAGGTTATGGTAGCCGGCCATATGGATGAAGTTGGTTTTATGGTCAAATCCATTGATGAAAACGGAATGATCCGGTTCCAAACGCTTGGCGGCTGGTGGAGCCAGGTTCTGCTTGCGCAGCGTGTCCAGGTTTATACAGAGGAAGGAAGTGTGCCGGGGGTGATTGGATCCACACCACCGCACCTGCTTGAACCGGCGCAGCGTGAAAAGCCTATGCCGTTAAATCAAATGTTTATCGATATTGGAGCCGACAGTCGTGAGCATGCAGAGCAACTCGGCGTCCGTCCGGGAATGCCGGTGTCTCCGGTGTGCCCATTCACCCCGATGGCGGATGAGAAAAAAATTATGGCGAAGGCCTGGGATAATCGGTACGGAGTCGGGCTCGCACTCGAACTGATGAAGGAAGTTTATGATGAAAACCTTCCGAACACGCTCTATGCAGGTGCTACAGTGCAGGAGGAAGTAGGACTTCGCGGAGGACAGACAGCTGCCCAAATGATTCAGCCGGATATTTTTTATGCGTTGGACGCAAGTCCGGCGAACGATTCCACAGGAGGTAAGGATGCCTTCGGCCAGCTGGGCAAGGGAGCACTGCTGCGCATATTTGATCAGACGATGATTACTCACCGCGGTATGAGGGACTTTGTTCTCGATACAGCAGAAAGTAACAGCATTCCTTACCAGTACTTTATTTCCCAGGGAGGCACGGATGCCGGGCGGGTGCATATGGCCAATGAAGGTATTCCGTCTGCCGTTATCGGTGTCTGCTCCCGCTATATTCACACCTCTGCTTCACTGCTGCACGTGGATGATTACGCTGCAGCAAAAGAGCTGCTGACGAAGCTCGTGCGGACTACAGACCAGCAGGCCCTTGATATGATTCATAAAGGAGTCTGAAGTTGAAAAGGGCTATGGTGGGATCAGAAAATGCTGTAAAGGTGGCGGCTGTCCGCCAGGTGTTGAGCCCGGACTTTTCTGTGGCGGGCGTTTCCGCTGTTTCAGGAGTAAGTGACCAGCCATTTTCTGATCAGGAAACAAGAGAAGGTGCTGTGAACCGGGCAAGGTATGCACAAAAAAACGCTGATCTGGGCATAGGACTTGAAGGCGGCGTGCGGCCCGAAGGAAAGGATGTATATTTGTGCAGCTGGGGGGCACTTACGGATGGAAGTGGTGTATGGACAGCAGGCGGGGCCCGTATACTGCTTCCGGAACGTATTGCTGCTATGCTTCATGATGGAGTGGAATTGAAAACGGCAGTGGACTACTATACGCAGCTGGAAAATGTTCATCAAAATGACGGAGCTATCGGTATTTTAACGGCCGGGCAGGTAGACCGGACTGCCCTATTTCATCACATCGTCTCTCTGCTTTACGGACAGTGGATATATCAAACTGGGCGCCGGCTTTAGACGGCGCCTTTTCATTAAATTAAAATATGGTTACAATGGGAAAAAAGAAAAGGAGAGAGTGGATGCGTTCATTTTTTTTGAAAAAGGGTGTAAACTTAAGTGTAAAGACATATGGAATTACAGCGTTGAGTTATATGGCGCTTGGTTTGTTTGCGTCGTTAATTATCGGTTTAATCATTCAGACAATAGGCCAACAGCTCGGTCTTGCTTTTTTTGACAACATGGGTACGCTTGCGATTTCATTAATGGGGCCGGCGATTGGTGTAGCAGTGGCATATGGACTGCAGGCGCCGCCGCTGGTTGTTTTTTCTGCCGTAGCTACGGGGGCTGCCGGCGCGGAGCTCGGGGGCCCGGCAGGTGCTTTCATCGCAGCTCTCGTTTCAGTGGAGCTGGGTAAGCTGATATCTAAAGAGACACGTCTTGATATTATTGTAACGCCGCTTGTGACGATTATTGCCGGCTATGGAATAGCACAGCTTCTCGGCCCGGGCATTCAGGCATTTATGACAGGTTTTGGAGATTTAATTGTATGGGCCACAGAACGGCAGCCGCTTATTATGGGCATTTTAGTTGCCGGACTTATGGGGCTTGCCCTGACAGCTCCGATCTCAAGTGCCGCTATTGCCATCATCCTTGATCTGAACGGTATTGCCGCCGGGGCAGCGACTGTTGGATGTGCAGCACAGATGGTTGGTTTTGCAGCCAGCAGCTTTCGGGAAAATAAATTTTCGGGCCTGGCCGCTCTGGGTATTGGTACATCTATGCTTCAGGTTCCAAACGTTGTGAGGCGGCCGCTCATTCTGATTCCTCCGACGGTTGCCGGTATGGCCGTTGCCCCTTTTTCCACAATGGTCTTTATGATGGAAAATAATGCGGCAGGCGCCGGTATGGGAACGAGCGGCCTGGTTGGCCAGATTATGACCTTCCAGACGATGGGTTTTTCCTTTGAGGTACTTGGTGCAGTACTGCTTCTTCATGTCGTTGCTCCCGCATTGATCAGTCTCGGTTTGTCAGAGTGGATGCGCAAACGAAATTGGATTAGAATGGGGGATATGAAGATACGGGAGGAGTAACCTTTTCTGTATGGATTAATTTAAGGGAGGCAAAACAATGGAAAATTTAACTACACAGGAATCCTTCAATAAAGCTATTGATAACGGGAATACAGTGATTATGTTCTCAGCCGGATGGTGCCCGGACTGCACGTATATTGATCCGGCGATGCCGGAAATCGAACAGCAGTATGATCAGTTTAGCTTCTACAAAGCGGACCGTGACGAGCTTATGGATGTATGCATTGATTACGGAGTGATGGGCATACCTAGTTTTCTTGCTTTTCATAACGGAGAAGAGGTGCACCGTTTCGTAAGTAAGCAGCGGAAGACGCCGGAAGAAGTCCAGCATTTCCTGAATGAATCACTGGAAAAAGTCAACGCCGGTTCATAAAGATGAAAAAGACTGTCCCTAAAAATGGGACAGTCTTTTTTTGCCAGTAAGCACGAGTGTGGGAGTACACCTCTGCTCATGTTACGATAGAATTAAGAATGTTCAAGAGGAGCGATAAGAATGGAAGTACGAAAGCTACAGCGCATACTGCGGGAACGACTGAAAGACGACAATTCCCGTACGTTTAAATATGATGATGAACAAAGCTCACTGAGGGTCGAGCACAAGCAGCTGAAAACCGGAGTTGATCTGGATTTAAGCAAATGGGCAGCAAAATATGAACGTGAAGGAGAAAAGGCTGTGGAAGAGGTCGTGCATTATATAGATACCTCGTTTCGAGCCATGGAACGTGATGTTTCACTTTCCGGACAGGAGCAATATATTTATCCGGTAATACGTTCGACTTCTTTTCCAACCGAAACGAAGGACGGGAAGGAGCTCGTATGGGACGACCATACAGCGGAAACAAGAATTTTTTACGCCCTTGATATGGGAGAAGCATATTCCTTGATTGAACAGGAGACGCTCGAAGCCGAAAAGGTAGAAACGGAAAGCATCCGCCGGGCTGCCCGCAATAATGTGAAAAAGCTGGAAGTGCCGATGAAAAAGGATACGGTGGCCGGAAACACGTTTTATTTTATTAATACCAATGACGGCTATGACGCAAGCCGCATATTAAACGAAGCTTTACTGCAGAGTATAGCTGAAGATGTGCAGGGTGATATGGCAGTAGCAGTGCCTCATAACGACGTCTTTATTATTGCAGATATCACAAACGATAACGGATACGATGTGCTTGGACAGATGGCTTTCCGCTTTTTTAACGACGGCCGGGTGCCGATTACGGCTCTTCCGTTTATGTATGAAAACGGAGAATTCGAACCGATCTTTATTTTGGCTAGAAAACGCCCTAAAACCTGATTCGCGGGAGCGTTCAAGCTGTGATACAATAAAAGTTAAGTTAGCGAAAAGGAGCCTCAACGAATGAATATTTTTTATAATCCAAAAGGAATTGGGGATGTACTTCTCATCTCTTTAAAACCAATAAACTCAAAACAGCGTGAAACGGTAAGACATGGAGATGTGGCCGTGCTTACGCATTCTACAACCAAAGAAACAGCAGGCTACCATATTTTTAATGCCTCCTCCTACGGAGAAATTACAGGAACGGGCAGAATAGCAGCGGACTCAGGTCATATCCAGCTCGTTAATAACGCCCTGAAAGAAAACAATATAGACAGTTCGCTTGAAGTACCGACCCAGTCCGAATTTGTGGTGGGTTATGTAACGGAGAAAAAACAGCATCCGGATGCAGATAAATTGAGTGTCTGTCAGGTGGACACAGGAGCAGATACGCTTCAAATTGTCTGCGGGGCACCGAACGTGGATAAAGGACAAAAGGTAGCTGTAGCAGTACCAGGGGCAGTTATGCCCTCAGGGATGAAAATTAAAAAATCGAAGCTCCGTGGTGTGACTTCTACCGGCATGATCTGCTCTGTATCTGAGCTTGCCCTGCCGGAAAAGCAGACAGAAAAAGGTATCCTCGTTCTCGGTGATGCGTATGAGACAGGAGAGGACTTTTATAAGCAGTATCACGAACGCCCGGTTTCGGCCTCCGTGTAGTAAGTGAATGAAAAACCGCTAGTCGTGCTAG
Proteins encoded in this region:
- a CDS encoding phosphotransferase family protein, with protein sequence MKYSDHYDRSKVKVLELLMGDGWTIEPAGGSSGEAYLARAGEQVLFLKRNSSPFLAVLSAEGIVPKLLWTKRQANGDVITAQRWVDGRELTGGDMDNTRVAQLLSKIHSSSELLDMFMRIGNHARTPEATIAVLKEQQEQLPYITTSMAGALEELAGTSGEVQPPRLVVCHGDMNHNNWMFDANGDLYLVDWDNATVSDPALDLALILYEYIPREEWDGWLQGYGLSLTSHLLRRMRWQIISHLLDHAQQAMLTNRIKEAEFYKKQLEAVLDRDSLQI
- the trmB gene encoding tRNA (guanosine(46)-N7)-methyltransferase TrmB; translated protein: MRLRHKPWAHEFLQEHPELVVTKAEQVNKNWKKRFGNGQPVHLEVGTGKGKYLSDNSIKHPDINFIGMEMYESVLATGVQRALFKQPENLAFIHGDVRHLMEYFEPSSVETLYINFTDPWPKKRHEKRRLTHPDFLELYKQILVPGGTVQMKTDNQGLFEYSLSSLSTFGFALRKVRLHLHESEEAKGNVMTEYEEKFYAKGEPIYFTEAVRP
- a CDS encoding YtnP family quorum-quenching lactonase, which gives rise to MNQLTIGNYTITWLEGGVTNMDGGAVFGVVPKPLWSKKYPVNDNNQVPMPTDPLLIQGEGRNILVDAGLGNGRLSKKQQRNYGVTEESNVEQSLRDMNLYASDIDAVLMTHMHFDHASGLAREEQGQSVPVFRNAVIHVSETEWEEMKNPNIRSGNTYWEKNWKPVAHQVETFESELQLTENIRMVHTGGHSAGMSIILIEDESSTLIHMADNMPTHAHQNVLWVTAYDDYPMDSVYMKEHYMNWGCQRHAWFTFYHDELYRALKFNPSGEVVEAVTREKLNNS
- a CDS encoding DeoR/GlpR family DNA-binding transcription regulator codes for the protein MLHTERRETIIEILKTKDTASIHELVELTGASEATVRRDLSKLESDEQIKRIHGGASLSRRRRNEPTIAEKSSVNQWEKKKIAEAAASLLEPGECLFLDAGTTTLEMIPYLADRDLVVVTNGIPHVPLLLERGIETYVIGGKGKQGTGALVGIKAIEALKEFCFDACFLGINGVHPVHGYTTPDPDEAVVKRTALDLAERSYVLADHSKVGSITFANIGELALAEVITSDRLRDDERTNLKKYTDVKVVST
- the pfkB gene encoding 1-phosphofructokinase, with the protein product MIYTVTLNPAIDYVIELEEFIPGSIHRSKNDLKYPGGKGINVSRVLQRLGQQSTALGFVGGFTGRYIEESLENENIQTDFVQVEEDTRINVKIRGGQESEINGASPGVSREDVEALYQKLDVLTQEDELILAGSVPSSLSHSIYLEMMERVKNKGVRVYLDTSGEALGEALKGRPYFVKPNHLELAELYEVEVNSVEDAAVYGRKLLEDFDIEHVVISMAGEGAVYINKSQTLHASVPKQKAVNSVGAGDSLVAGFAAGITERLAPDQVLNKAVASGSATAFSETFCTKEEVEELSQKITIRSLESEETNQA
- a CDS encoding fructose-specific PTS transporter subunit EIIC, with the protein product MKITDLLKRDTVLLSLSSTDKAGVIDELVNKLDTAGRLNDRQAFKEAIEKRESESSTGIGEGIAIPHAKTGAVDTPAIAFGRSQEGADYESLDGQPAHLFFMIAATEGANEAHLTTLSRLSTLLMDENFRQDLLNAESEDEIMAAVDAKERDKLGSDEEEETEASSAQAAGDSSTPRILAVTGCPTGIAHTYMAADALKDKAKELGVSIKVETNGSGGVKNRLTSEEIANAEAIIVASDTKIEMERFDGKPLLSTKVTDGIRKPEQLINQAVNGEFSRYRGSGRSSSSDDEPASTGGGGGAKAVGNAIYRHLMNGVSNMLPFVIGGGILIALSFFWGINSADPENEQFNGFAQALNAIGGQYAFGLFVAVLAGFIGMSIADRPGFMPAMVGGFMSTQGIPGAENATAGFLGGIIAGFLGGYVALGVKKAMSGLPQVLDGIKTILFYPVINILITGLLMYYVFITPVAFLNTALQDWITGLGTSNLVLLGILLGGMMAIDMGGPFNKAAFTVGVALIGQGIYAPHAAVMAGGMVPPLGIALAVTFFKNRFPKEQRSAGYTNYALGSFFITEGAIPFAASDPLRVIPSIVTGSAVAGGLAMFFNVELLAPHGGFLVFFLNAVQGGGVFLYFLAILIGSLVTMVMLAILKKPLEQSKNEVQDYKDSKEKKEAS
- a CDS encoding ISL3 family transposase, with product MHMYSNITIPGLQGVRVLHTDEREGMVHLQVAVPRKRSRCPACGTWTRRVHDYRWQRVQHTAWFERPTVLHYRRRRYACPCGKRFAEANPLVDRYQRHSREWNQALGLRLVTGKNFTDTARQFSTSVTTALRRFDELASRTLPHVEQLPRVIAVDEYKGDTSAGKYQLLVADGATGRPVDILPDRKKETLKQYLQQKGGQVEVVVMDMSAPFHQAARRALNRPIIVADRFHVHRHVYWALERVRRRVQHTLSSYHRKRCKRLKHVFTKKAEDLTAQQVKIRDYYLAESEELRTAYELKEAFRAWFERSKRRMTTGQAGAIRDDLYAFYRQVEASGCPDMAQAAATVRRWQTEILNSFTFDYHNGTVEGLNNQTKVIKRNAFGFQRYDRLRAKVLLHHQYKWSLAG
- a CDS encoding PepSY domain-containing protein; translated protein: MNTKNILIGVGLGVALGILVKQFTKKDEISPEKALKTVKENVQDHLPVNGSWIHMTPETYKKDDLEYKVYRGGLSSTNQGETRQLDFIVDAETGTILELSS